From one Rhodamnia argentea isolate NSW1041297 chromosome 1, ASM2092103v1, whole genome shotgun sequence genomic stretch:
- the LOC115727304 gene encoding aquaporin NIP1-1-like isoform X1: MADQISGSNGNHGVVLEMEDTSNTKEEIKSTFFSFPFIQKLIAEVFGTYFLIFAGCGSVAVNLDYDKVVTLLGISIVWGLAVMVLVYSVGHISGAHFNPAVTIAFATCKRFPWKQVPPYILAQVVGSTLANGTLRLLFTREPNHFLGTQPAGSDMQCFVFEFIITFYLMFIISGVATDNRAIGELAGLAVGATVLLNVMFAGPVTGASMNPARSLGPAIVFHHYDKLWIYIVAPTVGAISGAWIYNLIRFTDKSIREITKCGSFLRSSTRNSSS, from the exons ATGGCAGATCAGATCAGTGGGAGCAATGGAAACCATGGAGTTGTCTTGGAAATGGAAGACACTTCCAACACCAAGGAAGAGATTAAGAgcactttcttctcttttcccttcattCAAAAG TTGATTGCGGAGGTCTTCGGGACCTACTTCTTGATATTCGCGGGTTGCGGATCGGTGGCGGTGAACTTGGACTACGACAAGGTGGTGACGCTGCTGGGGATATCGATAGTGTGGGGTTTGGCGGTGATGGTGTTGGTGTACTCGGTCGGACACATCTCCGGCGCCCATTTCAACCCGGCTGTCACCATTGCTTTCGCCACCTGCAAGAGGTTTCCATGGAAACAG GTACCTCCATATATATTGGCACAAGTTGTGGGATCGACGTTGGCGAACGGGACACTGCGGTTGCTATTCACTAGGGAGCCGAACCATTTCCTAGGGACTCAACCGGCCGGTTCGGACATGCAATGTTTTGTCTTTGAGTTCATCATCACTTTTTACCTCATGTTCATCATCTCGGGCGTTGCCACGGACAATAGAGCA ATAGGGGAGCTCGCTGGCCTTGCTGTTGGTGCTACAGTCTTGCTGAACGTGATGTTCGCAGG GCCAGTAACGGGAGCGTCAATGAATCCAGCAAGGAGCTTGGGTCCGGCGATAGTGTTTCACCATTACGATAAGCTGTGGATCTACATCGTGGCACCGACAGTCGGGGCAATTTCTGGGGCGTGGATCTACAACTTGATCCGGTTCACTGACAAGTCCATCCGAGAGATCACCAAGTGTGGTTCCTTCCTCCGGAGCTCCACCCGGAACAGCTCTTCTTGA
- the LOC115727304 gene encoding aquaporin NIP1-1-like isoform X2 — translation MADQISGSNGNHGVVLEMEDTSNTKEEIKSTFFSFPFIQKLIAEVFGTYFLIFAGCGSVAVNLDYDKVVTLLGISIVWGLAVMVLVYSVGHISGAHFNPAVTIAFATCKRFPWKQVPPYILAQVVGSTLANGTLRLLFTREPNHFLGTQPAGSDMQCFVFEFIITFYLMFIISGVATDNRAIGELAGLAVGATVLLNVMFAGNGSVNESSKELGSGDSVSPLR, via the exons ATGGCAGATCAGATCAGTGGGAGCAATGGAAACCATGGAGTTGTCTTGGAAATGGAAGACACTTCCAACACCAAGGAAGAGATTAAGAgcactttcttctcttttcccttcattCAAAAG TTGATTGCGGAGGTCTTCGGGACCTACTTCTTGATATTCGCGGGTTGCGGATCGGTGGCGGTGAACTTGGACTACGACAAGGTGGTGACGCTGCTGGGGATATCGATAGTGTGGGGTTTGGCGGTGATGGTGTTGGTGTACTCGGTCGGACACATCTCCGGCGCCCATTTCAACCCGGCTGTCACCATTGCTTTCGCCACCTGCAAGAGGTTTCCATGGAAACAG GTACCTCCATATATATTGGCACAAGTTGTGGGATCGACGTTGGCGAACGGGACACTGCGGTTGCTATTCACTAGGGAGCCGAACCATTTCCTAGGGACTCAACCGGCCGGTTCGGACATGCAATGTTTTGTCTTTGAGTTCATCATCACTTTTTACCTCATGTTCATCATCTCGGGCGTTGCCACGGACAATAGAGCA ATAGGGGAGCTCGCTGGCCTTGCTGTTGGTGCTACAGTCTTGCTGAACGTGATGTTCGCAGG TAACGGGAGCGTCAATGAATCCAGCAAGGAGCTTGGGTCCGGCGATAGTGTTTCACCATTACGATAA